CCTCGTGCCGTCGCGGccgatccgccgccgccgctccacccaTCGCGGGCCACGCCCCGCAGCCAAGCGCCGCATCGCCGCACGCTGGCCGTGGTGCCAACGTCCAAGCCACTGCCGGCCATGGCCTGGCCTTGGGCAACTCGCCTTTAACTCGCCATTCAAAGGGAGCCTTTGAGGAGCAAATGGAATGCATGCCGCGTCGACGCTGGAAGCTCGCGTGTCGCGTTTGGAACTTGGGATGGACGTTTTGAGACTTTTTTATAATCATACCAATTGCTGTACCGGTGGGGTGGGATACGTACGTTCTTTTTTATAATCAGTTGTGATGGATTTGTGAACGTTATCCGGGAGTTGGAGAAGACGAAGACGAAAGCGCCAGAGAACCTCCGGGTATATACTGTAGATAGTGAGTATTTTCCCTGTTTTACCATGGCTGTTTCTTTTCAGTTTCATATATACTCTTCTATTATTCCTACTCAGTTTCTATTCGAGAGTAATATTCATACAGCGCACAAGTGTAAGTAACCAACAAGTCACTTGCCGAATCTTTAATTAAGCATAGTACCCCCCATAAATTTGCTGTGTAAATGctgaatcttttttttttcattgcGATTTATGTCGATTCCAAGAGAATTATTTGGGTTCGTCGAAAAAGAAAGAGAATTATTTGGATGAGATTTGGAACATGAGCAATAGCTCTCTTCCCCCAAGAACGAACCACTGTTGCACAACACAAAATAGCATATCCATAGCGCCTTTCCTGCAAATCTGTTGTTGGATTTGGTATCTGTATGTAGTGAATCACATGTGCTACTACTACTGCACTAgtattaattaattaattaattataaGAAAAGGTGCCTATATGTGCAGAAAAATCTACCCTCCAGTACTCTGTAGTATTTCTCAAGAGGACTACAAAATGGCTGATAGTGAGTCCGTCTATGATGTTGCTATCAGAAGGATTTTAAGATATCATCCTACTGTTTGGATTAGAATCTAAACACTCTGCTGCCACCAGACTGATCTGAGAAGAGCATCATGGCCCCTCCTGCCCTGACACACCGAAAGAGAGAAAGGAGATCTTATTGCTGGAACTGTTACAACCCAACAGTCAGCAGGGGATGGTGTCTTAGCTTCAGGTGTGCACCGGCTGCTGCTCCTTGTCAGCGTCTTCGGCAACCTTTGGAGGGCAGTGGAGGGCCTCCTGCCTCTTGCCCCACAGCAGAAGGTACAGGCCGCCGATCACAAGAACTGATCCCAGCACGCTGCACGTACGGCACAAACAACAGATGGATGGTTTCACTCACTTCACTTTATTTCTGAATTTCGTTCGAGCACACATGGCATGGTACCAACCGTGTGTAATTCAGCAATGGTACGTACGAACGACGTACCTTCCGAGGTAGAGCTGCTCGTGCAGGATGGAGAAGTCGATGACGGAGACGATGATCTGCACGACGGGGATGAAGGCGGCCACGAACACGGCCCCCCTCTTCTCGATGCACCATGTCACCAGCACGAACGACACGCCGCACCCGACGATGCCCTGGTCGGGGAGAGAATGAACAAGTAATTCAGACTTGAGAGTGAGTGAGTGGTCAGGAAGGGTTGTTGCGTCAGGCAGGCACTGACGACGACAACGAGGCTGAAACAAAGAAACAGTCAGAAATGGTTGTTAATTACAGCGTATAGGACGGTGAGGATCTGGAACTTGCTCTTGACGAGCCACGGCGAGATGCTCCGCTGGGTGCAGAGGCCGACGACGGCGACCTGGAGGAAGCTGAGCATGGACATGAGCGCGTTGCACGAGTAGACGTGCGGGTACTTCCTGGCGAGGCGGCCGTGGAGCAGGAACCAGCAGGAGAGGCAGACGCAGTTGCCCAGGATGGCCACCGTGCCCAGCGTCCACTTGCCGCGGCTCACGGCGTCCGCGTGCGGCCGGTGAGAATGGAGGTGCTGCTGCGAAGCCGCGTGGGTGAGGGCGACGCCCTTGTAGAGGGTGAGCACCATGGCGCCGCCCAGGGAGACCAGCGTGCCCAGGAGCTTCGCCATGCCCGTCTTGGACTTGAGGTTCAGTGCTTCTGAGCTGCTCTCCCCAATTGTTAATGGAGTTCATTACTGTCAATTCCATGGAGAACGACGCACAACACCTTGCGTGCAGGTGCAGGAACTGAAAGCAGAAAGAAACTTGGAGATGGATACCGCCATACCGCGTTgcgacggcgaggaggaaggTGAGGACGGGGGCGATGTTGGAGAAGGCGGTGACGAAGGTGGCGGTGGTGTAGCGCAGGGCGACGAAGATCATGTACTGCCGCAGAGCTGCCCTGCAAGTCCATCAATCATCACTTCACCAGTGGTGGTTTCATTCATGGTCGTTGTTTCAGAAGAATCAAATCATATACAGACAGCTTCAAGTATTGGTGGGAATGAATGAGTGAGCAGTAGTTACCCGAGCGCCGCACTGACGAAGATGTAGGCGAAGATCTCCAGCGTCAGCTTTGGCCTCGACTTCCTGAAATTCAGAAAATAGAATGTATCCTCCTCCACTTGTTTTCCttgaaaaggaaaaggaggcaAAACACTAAACCAGCAAGTGGGTGGGTGGTGTGACCTCTCTTTGAAGAACGCTATTGGTGCGAGGAAGACGGAGGCCGTGAGCTGCTGCAGCGTGACGATCACAAGCGGGTTCATGCCGCCGTCCATGGCCACCTTGACGAGCGACACCATGACCGCCGCCACCACGTTGAGGCAGAGCATGACGGCCACCGGCAGGCCGCCGCCGAGGCACGACGACCCCATCACCCCCATGGCCCCGGCCGGTAtgtgcagctagctagctagctagcttgcttgcttgcttcagACAAGGATCCCAGGTGCTGGAGGCAGATTTTTATAGTGTCTTGGCCCGACCAGGCGATTCGGCGGCCCTAGCTCTTGGGGTCTTCTTGGCCTGGCGAGAGACGAATGCAAATGCGATGTTATTATGCTCATCAGCTCGGGCGAGAGGAGAGAAGAATCGTTTCAGGTACGCCTTTTTCCTCTGACGAAAAAGATGGGCGAGATTGGGTACAGAAACCTATCTAGCTACCTTAGCCGGCCGGGTAGTGCACGGGAACTGTGGCCCGTCTTTTGCATCTTTTTGTGTGTGGGCAATGATGCAGTCGCCATTGGGATTGCATTGGGCACACCCAGGCCAGGAACACAAGTGTGGCCAcccctctttctttctttctcaaaGGCGCAACACGCTCCTTTACTTGTCACTGTTTGTTTGAGATGCATGGTTTGATATGTATCATGCCCCCTTTCTTTTTATCATCGATCGATCTGCACTTGCAGTCATATACTGCTAGCTAGTAGTAACAGTTAGCTGCTTTGATGTACTAGTAGTACCCAGGTAAGGCTGATAAACATATTCCTCTTTCACTATCTCTGCTTGTTGATCTGCTTCTCATCAGTGCAGTGCAGACATGCAGAAGCATCTGTACTTGAGGCATATAAGAAGCAGTTAAAGTTGTGAGCTAGAGAATATAAGCATAGAATTTCTCTTCTCTTGTGTTTGTGGAGCCGGAATAATCGCCGGCCGGGAACCGacataaatatatataaaaaaaaccAAACTAGGAGTAACATTTACCGGAAAGCGTTTATTCGATCCCTTGTTGCAGCGTCACGGTGTCGGCGAAACATTAAATTGGAAGGTTTTCTGTGTCAGGTGAGGCAAGACTCAAGAGGGAATCGTCAACCCCAAGGAGCTAGTAGGAACTGTGGATTCAGATGAGGAGAGGTGAGAAAAGAATGGTAGGAGCGAGTGGCTAGCACTTTTATTTTGTGAGTGGTCGAGGTAACCTGAAACatttagagagagagagagagagtggtaTGAAAACCTACCTACCTTACTTTGATGAGCTGAGCTAGAGGGCATGGGCATGGGGCATTGCGGCTTTCCCTGGCCGGCTAGTGCATGAGAGAATCAATTCAATCGTCAGTCACTGGCCACAAACCCCAACACATGCACCTGCTGTTTTGCTGTCACTCAGTTCGGTTGGCAAATTGGCATGGAAAGGAGCTGAAAGGGCGAGGGATCGACGGAGACACTGCACCATGGATCTGATGCTACAAGCGTACTCTCTTTACCTGCGATTgccagaaaagaaaaagagagaggagtcAGCCGAAACGACGTCTTCGGTCCATGCTTAAATCGCTGTACTGTCAACTATCATTCATATATATACATGGCCAGGCCAACGCAAATAAAGTCACCAACATACATAAATGATCATCCCTGCTGATTGCATTGTTGTAGGACTAGCTAGTAATTTGATTACTCAATCTGATTAAGCAAGCGAGCAGCCATTAATTTGATTTGTGTTCTGAAAGCAACTTCACTTTGATTCATGACCGACCCTTTCTACTTGAATTCAGCTGCAGCGTTCCGATCACGCACTCTTCTGGTCGTCTAGTTGTGTTCTCTGAATCTGATGGACAATAAAACACCTGAAATGTACATCTACCTATTGGCTATGCATACGCTATATGCCTGAGTGAAAGCCTCACACAGGAAACAGCCTGACGGTTTCTTCAGACATGAAACGTGTAAGGGCTACAGTGGACGTGCCGACACACAGGCTCTTGTTACTTGTTCATGTTCAGATCAATCCATGAGAGCGACAGATGATCAAAGGATTACCGCCCCTATATATCTCGATAGGCATGCAACTGAAGCTAGCAAGGCTTTTTTCGGTAGCCTGCTGCCTATACATATAGAGTAGGTGATCTGTGCGCTAGTCCAGCACAGGCGCAAGTGTTCgaagtctctctctctctctctctcgtgtgTGCGCGCGCATGATCAACAAACAGTGTGTGGTGCTTCAGCCCGATCACAACTTTGCATCTGTAAGAGCAAGGCAATCCATGAGAGCTTTCTGCTGCAGTGTCTGAATCCGCTAGTGTTCTCTGCTCACAGCCACACCCGTTGCTCTTCTTTGGCAGCAACATTTATCTATCATCTGAGATATATATCCTGATTAGACTCGACACACAGACAGCTTGCTGTGGAAGAACATGTGCTGTAGACTTGCTTTGCCTAGTGCTATACAATGTGtagcttgcattgctctgtatTGGTAGAGACGACCCATGATCGATCGAGCACTCTACAGGTTCAGGATCAGGGCCACCTCGCACTATAGTAGCTAGTGTCTACTCATTTTTCCAGCGAGACATCAACCTTAGCTTACTTGCTTTTCCCATGATGCTTCGCTGTACGTCAAGTCATATGCAGAGTCTTGCCAAACAAAAAGTCAGATATATCAAGCAAAAGAAAAGGTCATGCAGATGTGTACAGTCTCCCCCAAAGCACATAACCTTTTTGTACATGCTGATATTTATTTGTTTAGTATGGTTATTTAAACTTTCTAAAAAGTCAAGTAGTTTTGGAaagtttttccttttctcctttgcctcatgtttaaCATTTTTTAA
The genomic region above belongs to Panicum hallii strain FIL2 chromosome 4, PHallii_v3.1, whole genome shotgun sequence and contains:
- the LOC112891108 gene encoding WAT1-related protein At3g30340-like, producing the protein MGVMGSSCLGGGLPVAVMLCLNVVAAVMVSLVKVAMDGGMNPLVIVTLQQLTASVFLAPIAFFKERKSRPKLTLEIFAYIFVSAALGAALRQYMIFVALRYTTATFVTAFSNIAPVLTFLLAVATRSEALNLKSKTGMAKLLGTLVSLGGAMVLTLYKGVALTHAASQQHLHSHRPHADAVSRGKWTLGTVAILGNCVCLSCWFLLHGRLARKYPHVYSCNALMSMLSFLQVAVVGLCTQRSISPWLVKSKFQILTVLYAGIVGCGVSFVLVTWCIEKRGAVFVAAFIPVVQIIVSVIDFSILHEQLYLGSVLGSVLVIGGLYLLLWGKRQEALHCPPKVAEDADKEQQPVHT